In Acidimicrobiales bacterium, one genomic interval encodes:
- a CDS encoding GNAT family N-acetyltransferase — protein MAIIRPATHDDIPALTAIQNALLDTTTYEWTETPHTVDERCAWLETQAAHGYPTLVATDGDDNDDSHDGTVVGWAAYGDFRDCRKWPGYRFTVEHTVHVSESHWGKGIGRALVDALADHARHAGKRVMVAGIDGSNVRSVDFHARLGFHEVARLPGIGEKWGRRLDLVLMQREIAHP, from the coding sequence GTGGCGATCATCCGGCCGGCGACGCACGACGACATCCCGGCGCTCACCGCGATCCAGAACGCCCTCCTCGACACCACTACCTACGAGTGGACCGAGACCCCGCACACCGTCGACGAGCGCTGTGCCTGGCTGGAAACCCAAGCGGCGCACGGCTACCCCACGCTCGTGGCCACCGACGGCGACGACAACGACGACAGCCACGACGGCACCGTCGTCGGCTGGGCCGCCTACGGCGACTTCCGCGACTGCCGGAAGTGGCCGGGCTACCGGTTCACCGTGGAGCACACGGTGCACGTCAGCGAGAGCCACTGGGGGAAGGGCATCGGGCGCGCCCTCGTCGACGCCCTCGCCGACCACGCCCGCCACGCCGGCAAGCGGGTGATGGTCGCCGGCATCGACGGCAGCAACGTCCGCTCCGTCGACTTCCACGCCCGCCTCGGGTTCCACGAGGTCGCGCGCCTGCCCGGCATCGGCGAGAAGTGGGGCCGACGCCTCGACCTGGTCCTGATGCAACGGGAGATCGCCCACCCCTAG
- a CDS encoding TetR/AcrR family transcriptional regulator C-terminal domain-containing protein translates to MARAQAFDEAALAAAGIRVIRRAGWPAVTVRSVAEELGVSPMALYRLAPDANRLRLLVANAAAPSLPSPVGPLTDVLRSWAVDAYAYLRGLPGVASYVVLHWTELPAWLDVVEALLAAASASGLSGAPAVAAVNAVFAYVLVRAELHDGLATAPRRLMAPLRNDPARYPFLDRNRSEFTHARSDHHFTFSLDALIAGLGSPLGR, encoded by the coding sequence ATGGCAAGAGCCCAGGCCTTCGACGAGGCAGCGCTCGCCGCGGCCGGCATCCGGGTGATCCGCCGGGCCGGCTGGCCGGCGGTGACCGTGCGCTCGGTCGCCGAGGAGCTCGGCGTCTCCCCGATGGCCCTCTACCGCCTGGCTCCCGACGCCAACCGCCTGCGCCTCCTGGTCGCCAACGCCGCCGCCCCTTCGCTTCCCTCACCCGTCGGTCCCCTTACCGATGTGTTGCGGTCGTGGGCGGTGGATGCGTACGCCTACCTGCGTGGGCTGCCGGGCGTCGCGTCCTACGTGGTGCTGCACTGGACGGAGCTGCCGGCGTGGCTCGACGTGGTCGAAGCGCTGTTGGCGGCGGCGTCCGCCTCGGGCCTGTCGGGCGCGCCCGCGGTCGCCGCCGTCAACGCCGTGTTCGCCTACGTCCTGGTGCGAGCCGAGCTCCACGACGGCCTGGCCACAGCCCCTCGCCGTCTGATGGCCCCGCTCCGGAACGACCCGGCCCGCTACCCCTTCCTCGACCGCAACCGATCCGAGTTCACCCACGCCCGATCCGACCACCACTTCACCTTCAGCCTCGACGCCCTGATCGCCGGTCTCGGCTCTCCGCTCGGACGGTGA